In Streptomyces qaidamensis, one DNA window encodes the following:
- the ctaD gene encoding cytochrome c oxidase subunit I, which produces MATHTEPVAPVPAVERRGRGKVVVSWLTTTDHKKIGHLYLITSFGFFLIAGALAMLIRAELARPGLQIVSSEQYNQAFTMHGTIMLLLFATPTFAGFANAVMPLQIGSPDVAFPRLNMLSYWLFLFGGLIVLGSLLTPQGSADFGWTAYTPLSGGERTPQVGGDLWIMGLALSGFGTILGSVNFITTIICMRAPGMTMFRMPIFTWNVLLTSVLVLLAFPVLAAALLVLEADRRFGAQVFNAENGGAVLWQHLFWFFGHPEVYILALPFFGVITEIIPVFARKPIFGYTGLVGATISIAGLSVTVWAHHMFATGAVLLPFFSFMTYLIAVPTGVKFFNWIGTMWRGSLSFEPPMLWALGFLVTFLFGGLTGVILGSPPLDWHVTDSYFVIAHFHYVLFGTIVFAMFGGFSFWWPKMTGTMLDERLEKIHFWTLFVGFHTTFLVQHWLGAEGMPRRYADYLAADGFTALNTLSSIGAFLLGLSTLPFLYNVWRTAKKGEKVEVDDPWGYGRSLEWATSCPPPRHNFLTLPKIRSESPAFDLRHPDVASFDEAENTGRRDVLDAEGHKGDRR; this is translated from the coding sequence ATGGCGACACACACTGAACCGGTTGCGCCCGTGCCCGCGGTGGAGCGCCGCGGCCGAGGGAAGGTGGTCGTCTCCTGGCTGACGACCACCGATCACAAGAAGATCGGGCACCTGTATCTGATCACGTCGTTCGGGTTCTTCCTGATCGCCGGGGCGCTGGCGATGCTCATCCGGGCCGAGCTGGCCCGGCCCGGGCTGCAGATCGTCTCCAGCGAGCAGTACAACCAGGCGTTCACCATGCACGGCACGATCATGCTGCTGCTGTTCGCGACGCCCACCTTCGCCGGTTTCGCCAACGCGGTGATGCCGCTGCAGATCGGCTCGCCCGACGTGGCCTTCCCGCGGCTGAACATGCTCTCGTACTGGCTGTTCCTCTTCGGCGGACTGATCGTGCTCGGCAGCCTCCTCACCCCGCAGGGCTCCGCCGACTTCGGCTGGACCGCGTACACCCCGCTCAGCGGCGGGGAGCGCACCCCCCAGGTCGGCGGCGACCTGTGGATCATGGGGCTGGCGCTGTCCGGCTTCGGCACGATCCTCGGCTCGGTCAACTTCATCACCACCATCATCTGTATGCGCGCCCCGGGCATGACCATGTTCCGGATGCCCATCTTCACCTGGAACGTGCTGCTCACCTCGGTGCTGGTACTGCTGGCCTTCCCGGTGCTGGCCGCCGCGCTGCTCGTGCTGGAGGCGGACCGGCGCTTCGGGGCCCAGGTGTTCAACGCCGAGAACGGGGGCGCGGTCCTGTGGCAGCACCTGTTCTGGTTCTTCGGCCACCCCGAGGTGTACATCCTGGCGCTGCCGTTCTTCGGGGTGATCACCGAGATCATCCCCGTCTTCGCCCGTAAGCCGATCTTCGGCTACACCGGTCTGGTCGGCGCCACCATCTCCATCGCCGGGCTGTCGGTGACGGTGTGGGCGCACCACATGTTCGCCACCGGCGCGGTACTGCTGCCGTTCTTCTCCTTCATGACGTACCTGATCGCCGTGCCGACGGGCGTGAAGTTCTTCAACTGGATCGGCACCATGTGGCGGGGCTCTCTGTCGTTCGAGCCACCCATGCTCTGGGCGCTCGGCTTCCTGGTCACCTTCCTCTTCGGCGGCCTGACCGGCGTCATCCTGGGCTCCCCGCCGCTCGACTGGCACGTGACCGACAGCTACTTCGTGATCGCCCACTTCCACTACGTGCTGTTCGGCACCATCGTGTTCGCGATGTTCGGCGGATTCAGCTTCTGGTGGCCGAAGATGACCGGCACGATGCTCGACGAGCGTCTGGAGAAGATCCACTTCTGGACGCTGTTCGTCGGTTTCCACACCACGTTCCTGGTGCAGCACTGGCTCGGCGCCGAGGGCATGCCCCGCCGCTACGCCGACTACCTGGCCGCCGACGGTTTCACCGCCCTCAACACCCTCTCCTCGATCGGCGCGTTCCTGCTCGGCCTGTCGACCCTGCCCTTCCTCTACAACGTGTGGCGGACCGCGAAGAAGGGCGAGAAGGTCGAGGTCGACGACCCATGGGGCTACGGTCGCTCCCTGGAATGGGCCACGTCCTGCCCGCCGCCCCGCCACAACTTCCTCACCCTGCCCAAGATCCGCTCCGAGTCCCCCGCCTTCGACCTGCGTCACCCGGACGTGGCGAGTTTCGACGAGGCGGAGAACACCGGGCGGCGCGATGTGCTCGACGCCGAGGGGCACAAGGGCGACCGGCGGTGA